In Candidatus Binatia bacterium, the sequence CTATTGCGTTTACACCCGAGCAGGAGCAAGCGCAGATGGGACCTATAAAGGCTGGGGAAGCCTCATTAATCAAGTTTCTCGTGCACAACGGCATGGTTTCAAGCGATGAGGCCCGGACGGCGGCCCAGGAGCTTGAGCGCCAAGAAAACGGCGCGTCGATCATCGACCTGTTGGAACGGAAGGGCCTCATCGTTGAAGAGCAAGTTGCTCAGAAGCTGGCAGATCGCTTACGGATTCCGCACGTCGATTTGCCCCCGGCCGTGGCGCTCAACCCGCTGTGATCGCCTTGGTTCGCGAAGAGCTGGCCACGCGCCACAAGGTCGTGCTGTTGCGCGCGGACCTGAAGAGCCTGATTCTCGCCACTGCCAATCCACTTGATCGCGACGCCTTGCACGCCATCGAGTTCGCGACGGGCCTGCGGGTCCATCCCGAGGTCGCCACACTGACGGCGGTACGCGATGCGATCGAACATGCCTATCACCTCGATGAAGCACTCAACCAGTATCTGCGCGGGGTCAACGACGAGAACGAAGTCCCGGTCGCTGACCTCCCGGACGAACCCGTAGACGTCAAGAGCTTGTTGCGGGGGACCGAGATTCCTCCGGTAGTCAAGTTGTTGAACTTGATCCTGCTCGAGGGCATCCGCTCAGGCGCCAGTGATGTCCATATCGAGGCGGATGTCGCACTGGTGCGGGTGCGCCTGCGGATCGACGGCATCCTCGAGGAGTTTTTCCGCTTGCCGAAATGGGTACAAGACCCACTGCTCGCCCGATGCAAGGTACTCGCCAAGCTGGACATCACCGAACGGCGCGTGCCTCAGGATGGCCGCATTCACCTGCGTTTCCGCGAGCGCATGATCGACCTGCGCGTATCGAGTCTTCCGACGTAATACGGGGAAAAGGTGACACTGCGTATCCTCGATACAGGCTCGGCGCCCACGGGACTTGACCAGCTCAAAATGTCTCCCCGGGACCTGCAGTGTATCCGTCAGGCGATTGCGCGACCGGAAGGAATGGTCCTTGTGACCGGCCCGACCGGCAGCGGGAAAACCACCACGCTCTATGCCATGCTTGCCGAGACCGTTTCGCCGCAGCGCAATGTCGTCACCATCGAGAACCCGATCGAGTATCAGCTCGCGGGCGCCAACCAGGTGGAGATCAACGAGAAGCAGGGGCTCACCTTCGCCGGCACGCTGCGTTCGATACTGAGGCAGGACCCGGATGTAATCCTGGTCGGTGAGATCCGCGACAACGAGACCGCAGAAATCGCGCTACGCGCATCGCAGACTGGGCATCTGGTGCTCAGCACGCTGCACACAAATGACTCCGTGTCGGCCATCACCCGCCTCATCGACATCGGCATCGAGCCGTACATGCTGGCATCCTCCCTGCACCTGATCGTGGCGCAGCGCCTGGTGCGGCTAACGTGCGAGCGCTGTGCTGAGCCCTATGAGCCCGAGCCGATACAGCTGCGCGCCCTAGGAATATCGGGATTGGAGCACCAGTTCCGGCGGGGCGTCGGATGTAGCTCCTGTCGGAAATCGGGTTACGTGGGGCGGCGGGGCGTCTACGAGGTGATGCAGATCACGCCTCCGGTCGCGAAACTGATCGAGTCGAAGGCTTCGGAGGCCACCATACGGGCGCAGGCGCGTCAAGATGGCATGAAGTTGCTACCCGAGCATGCGGTAGAGATCCTCCGCAGCGACGCCACCACCCCAGAGGAGGTTCTCCGGGTAGTGGATATCGCTGAAGAAGAAACAGAAGCAAAAGGGCTCAGTTGCCTCAATTGCGGCCGCGCCGTCGAAGAAGCGTTCAGCATGTGCCCCCACTGCGGTACACCGTTGCAGTGCAAGTGCGGCAAGCAGCTGCAACCCAATTGGCAGATTTACCCGTTCTGTGGCGTCCCCGCGAGCCGCACGGACGCCACGGCACCCAGGGCTCCAGCGCCGCAAGCCCCTGTGCCTCCAGCCGCAACACCGCAGGCACCAGAGAGGACATCAGAAACGCGTCAATACCGGGCGCTGGTGGTCGACGATACGGCAGACTTCCGCCGGCTCATCAGTTTCACCCTGGAGCATAGCGGTCTCCCCGTGTCTGTCGAGACGGCGTCAAACGGCCGCGAGGCGATTGAAAAGGCACAAGCTGATCCGCCCGACTTCATTGTGCTCGATATCATGATGCCGGAGATGGACGGGTTTGAGGTGTGTGAGCGCCTGCGCGCGAACGTGCGAACCGCTTTCGTGCCCATTCTCATGCTGACGGCGCTAGACGACGCGGCCAATCGCGCGTGTGGTTTTCTCGCCGGCACCGATGATTACATCGGCAAACCCTTCGCGCGCGCCGAGTTGCTGGCGCGGGTACGCCGACTCATCGAGCGTACCTATGGCACCAGCCTACCGACGCGGACCGAGGTGACGCCCGGCGGACGCATGACCTCGCTGTCTGCAGCTGCCTGAGGACACCCCATGAATGCGGCTCACGCCACCGGGTCCACCGACATCAGCGACCTCGCCGACATCAGCGATGCCTCGATCATTGACCGAGACGCCATTCTGGAGCAATTCGGAGGCGATGTCGATTTTCTTCGCGAGGTCGTTCAACTCTTTATCGCCGCCTGTCCAAGGCGCTTGTCCGCCATTCACGAAGCCATTCTGGGCTGCAATACCACGGCGCTACAGATGGCGGCCCACTCCATCAGAGGATCGGCCAGCTACTTCGGCGCTCTGGCAGTAATGGCGGTCGCGTCTGATCTGGAGACGATGGGCCGAGAGGGCATCCTGCCCGATGCTGGCGAAGCCTGCGAAAAGTTGGAGCAGGAGCTCGCCCGCCTGAAGCAGGCGCTCGCCGCCCTCTTACAGTGCCCGTCGGAGAGCGCGCCGCAATCCCCATCCGTTCCTGAGGAAGTTCACGAAGAACTTCACAGGAAGACGGAGAGCAACTGAACGGAACGTGAGGTGCATTCCATGGAACCCGCAATTGATCTCCCTAATGCTCTTGAACGTCTCGACGACGATCGTGAACTGCTGCAGGAACTGGCGCAGCTGTTTCTGCAGGATTTGCCGCTACGGTTGGTCGATATCCGCAACGCCGTGGCGTCCCGTAATGCCAAGGCTTTACAGCAGAGCGCGCATGCCCTGAAGGGTTCGGCTGGCAACCTGGCGGCTGTCGCTGTCTTCGAGGTTGCAAAACATCTCGAACAAATGGGACGGGACGGTAACTTGACCGACAGCGACGAAGCGTATGCGGTACTGCAGACAGAGGTAGAGCGTCTGACAGCAGAGCTGGAGACTCTGGCAGCACCGTTATCGCACTAACCGAGGACCCCACCGGCGGCTTTAAAAGCCGCCACGGATCAGCTATCAGCATTCCAGCAATGGGAACGAAGCAAGAGGCTCGGACAGTACCGAGCCTCTTGTGGATTGAAGGATGCGCATCGCAATTATCGGCGCAGGGCCCGCAGGGCTTACTGCAGCCTACGATCTGAGCCGCCCGGCGGCGGCGGGCCACGGCGTAGGCGCACCGCATCAGGTAACGGTCTACGAGGCCGCGCCCGACGTCGGAGGGCTGGCCTCCGGTTTCAAGGCCCCGCACTGGGAGTGGACGTTAGAAAAGTTCTACCATCATTGGTTCGCCTCCGACGCCTCGATCCTCGGCCTGATCAAGGAATTGGGTTGGAGCGACCAGGTGCTCTTTCCGCGCCCCGTCACGGCGATGTACCACGACGGGAAGTTCTACGCCTTCGACTCAGCCTTTGCCGTGCTGCGTTTCCCGGGTATCCCGTTCGTCGACCGGGTGCGCTGCGGTGTGGTGGCCCTCTATCTGCGGCTCACGCCTCGTTGGCAGGCATTGGAAAAGGTCACGGCCGATGCGTGGTTGCGGAAGTGGCTTGGCCGGCGCTCGTACGACACCCTCTGGAAGCCGATGCTGGTCGGAAAGTTCGGCGAAGACAACCTGCCGGTGGTAAACATGGCGTGGTTCTGGGCGCGGATTCATGCGCGCACACCACGCCTGGGCACGTTCACGGGCGGTTTCCAGCGCTTCATGGATAAGTTGGCGGATGTCGTAAGAACACAAGGCGTCACGATCCAACTGAACCGTGCCGTGAACCGAATCACGCCGCGGCCCGACGGCACACTGCAGTTGGAAACCGATGGCGGCGCCGCGACGTTCGACGCCGTCATCTCCACGAGTTCCCCTGCCCTGATGGCCCGCATCGTGCCTGCGCTTCCTTCCGACTATGCCGAGAAGCTGCGCGCGCTCAAGTCCCTGGGCGCAGTGGTGCTCGTCCTGGCACTGGATCGGCCGCTGACGAAAGGCATCTACTGGCACAACCTCCCAAAGGACGCGGGCTTCCCCTTTTTGGCGATGGTGGAACACACCAACTACATGAGCCCGGAGCACTACGGCGGTGACCACATCATCTACTGTGGCGACTATCTCGACCCAACCCACGAATACTTCCACCTCTCCAAGGAAGAACTGCTAGAACGATTTCTGCCCGCGTTGACGCGTTTCAACCCGCAACTTGATCGCAGCTGGGTGAAGGCGACGTGGCTCTGGAAGACGGCGTACGCTCAGCCGGTGCCGTCGGTGAACCACTCGCGCAACATCCCAGCGATCCGGACGCCGGTACACGGACTCTACTTCGCCTCCATGAGCCAGGTATACCCCTGGGATCGCGGTACCAACTTCGCGGTGGAGATTGGACGTAAGGTCGCCCAGATGGTCATCAACGATCTCGCCACGCAGCGCAACGGCTAACACAGGCGCTACGGCTTCAGAGTTTGTACTCGGCTCGCACCCACCCTTCGTCGTTGCGGCGGAACTGACCGCCGAGAGAATTGGCGCGCCCGGCAATGAACAGGTAGCCGAGTTCGCCGCCGATGTGGTCCGTGAACTGATAGAAGACGCGAGGACGCAAGACGGAGTAGTCACTCTCGATCGCATGGATCGCAACCAATTGGGTCTGCACGGTGTCGGAGAGGAAGCTCTTGCGCAGATTTGCCAGCAAGCGCGTCTCGACATCCTTGATGAGCAAGTCGACGCTGTTGTGCAGTACGTCCGTCTGATTGACCTGGAACAGGAGCATATAGCCCTCATACACATAGTCGCCGCCGAGGCCCCACTCGGCGGAGTCGCGCACCACGAAGGACGGTGGCAGCTCCACCGGCGCACGCCCTCCCCCCCGAGCAAGCTGCGCAAGGGCTGCTTGAATGGGACCGGCCAGCGCCGCAGGATCAGTGATCAAGAGACGCAGATCGCGGCTGAACGGCCGGCCGCGCACGAAGGCCCCTTCGCCGCGTACGGTGAAGCGGTCGAAGGCATAAGCAAAATCCGCCCCCCACGAGTCGAGGTGGTGGAACTCCGGCGACAAGGTCGTCGTCGCGGACAGATCCTTTACCATCAGTGGGTTGGTAGGATTCTTTAGATCCGGGCGGCCAAACGCTTCAGCCGTCAAATTGAACGCCGGTTGCGCGTCGAAGCCGTGGAAGTAGTAGAGAGCCATATCGACGTCGCGAAGCAGTCCCGAATAGCGGAGTCCGATCTCGCTGTTCTCGAGACGCCAAGCGGGTGGCGGAATATTCCCCGTGCGAAAGCCCAGCGGTACGTTTAAGGCAGGAACAGGGCTGTTGCTCGGCAGTGGTATGCTGAAGGTGGTTGGAGGCACTGCGGCCGGTGGAAACCACCGCTCGACATCACAATGCGAGCTATTCCCTTGCACCGTACAGTTCGCCAGCGGAAAGCGAAAGGGAATGTACTTCGGTACCCACACGGCAGTCAGGCGGCTTTCCGCCGGCAGGGCCGTTGCAGCAGGGAGGTAATACGATGCCTGCAGCGCCGGTACACCAATTTTCCGTTCTGCCTCCTCCTGCAAGAACAGATCGGCGTAGCCCAGGGGATTGATCAGGTCGTTGGGCTGGGTGCGGTCGAGTTTCCCCCAGGCGACCTTCTGCTTGCCGACGCGGAGATCGAGCGACGGCAGGAACACATCGAAGTAAGCCTCTTCAAAATCCACAGCCGGTGAGATGTCTTGGAAGACGTCGTCCCAGGAGTACAGGCCAGCCCGGTCAGACTTCAGGGTGGGCCCGCCATTGATGCCGAGGGTGGTTGAATCAAAACGTAGCCAGGGGGCCAGCGCGACCGCAGCACGCACGCGAAGCTGCTCAAGCGTCCGTTCGTGCGTGGTGGCGTGATTTTCCTCAACAACCTCGCGCACGCTGAGGGTCGTGTCCAGATCAACCTGGCGGCCTCCGATCGTAGTCTGGATCGGCCAGGCACTTCTCGCGGCGCACACCAGCGCGGCAATGGCGAACGCGATCTGCGCCGTCCTTACCCTTCGCATCGGTCCCTCCCCTCAATGGCCGGCATCCTCTAACTTGAATTACACCACCGTGCAAGATAATTGAGACTTATTGGCCCATCGTCTTGCGAGGTCGTCCATGCAACGAAACGATCTGCTCTCGAAAGGACTCGACAGTGACATCGCGGCGGCGCACACGCGCTTTCTGGCAGCGATGGAAAACCGCCTCCCGGCGATGAATTTGGAAACCAAAGAACGATACTTCGTCGTGCTCTCGTCGCTGGTGAGTAAGTTGGAATCCGACGGGAAAAGCATACGCGAGGTCCTACGGGAGATGATGGCAGAAGTGGCAGCCTACGTTTTCCAGGAGATCGGCACCTGGGGTTAAGGATCCCGTGGCCCTCGTTTCGACCTGGCGGAAAGGAAGTATGCGCCCGCGCATTGCACCCTCTTCGCCTTCCCGTACAATGCCCTCGTGAAATCCGCTTTTCTACCGCGCCTCGTGAATGGGCCCTTCGGCGACCCCGGTCTTCATGTAGCGCTACGTTGGCAGGGGACGGCTTTGCAGTTCGACCTCGGCCGTCTGGATCGTTTCCCAGCGGCGGAGATTCTGAAACTTACCCATGTGTTCGTATCGCACACCCACATCGACCATTTCATTGGCTTCGACCGGTTGATCCGGCTCTTCCTAGCCCGTGAGGCACGGATCGCGCTGTTTGGGCCACCCGGTATCATCCGCAACGTCAGCGGGAAGCTCGCTGGGTACACATGGAACCTCGTCGAGGGGTACCCTTTCGTACTAGACGTCCACGAAGTGCATCCTGACCGCGTCGAGCGCGTGCGCCTGCGCGCCGGCGACGCCTTTGCCATCGAACACACTGGCGATCAGCCCTTCACGGGTATCCTGCACGAGGATGCTGCGCTCAGCGTGCGGGCCGTTCATCTCGATCATCGCATTCCCTGCCTTGGGTTTGCGGTAACGGAGAAGACTCATTTCAACGTCCGCAAGGACGAACTCGATCGCCTCGGCATCCCAGCCGGTCCCTGGCTGACCCGCCTGAAGCAAGCGATCCGCACCGGCCAGGGAGACGATACCGTTATCACAGCGAAGTGGCTTACTGGTGGGCAAGAGCAGCGTGTCGATTTCGCCTTGGGCCAACTGCGCAGCCGACTGATCGTGGAAACGCCGGGCCAGAAACTCGCTTATGTCGTGGACGCGCTTTTCAGCAAACAGAACGTGGCACAGATCATTGCGCTCGCAGGCAACGCGGACCTCTTCTTCTGCGAATCGCTCTTTCTCGACGAAGACCGCGACCAAGCCCTGAAACGGCATCACCTGACCGCGCGCCAAGCGGGCACGCTCGCTCGGCTGGCAAATGTCCAGCGGCTAGAGACCTTCCACTTCTCACCGCGCTACGACGGCATGGCGGACCGCCTCTACGCTGAAGCGGCGGCCGCATTCCGCGGGGAGATCGCACCAGATGAACCGGTCTGACTGTCGTGAGTGGTGATGGTGAATCGCGCCGGACAGCATCAAATGGCCCTGTCTGACAACGAACGTGCGTTCGCCGAGCACCGCCGTGTCGCCCGCCTGGCCACTGCGGATGCCGCAGGGACCCCGCACGTCATTCCGATCTGCTATGCGCTGATCGGCAACTGCATTTATTTCGTCATTGACGAGAAGCCCAAGCGGACCCGGCACGGGCTGAGGCGTTTGCGGAATATCGCCGAGAACCCGCGCGTGGCTCTCGTAATCGACGAGTACGATGAAGACTGGAGCCGTTTGGCTTTCCTACTCGTCCAAGGTCACGCCGCAACGGTCACCGACGGGGAGGAATACGCCACCGTTCTGGACCGGCTCCGCAGTCGGTACCCGCAGTACCAAGCGATGCCCCTGCTGTTGGCTACGCACCCCATGATTCGTATCACAGCGAAGCGCCACCACATGTGGCGCGCGCTCCCCGGAGGCGGAGCGGAACGGGAGAAATGAGCATGCTGCCGAATTTGCTGCGCAGATGATGACCGACCTTCCGCTGCTCGGAATCGATCCCGAACGGTCACGTTTCCAGCGCCTTGGTGATGGTATCGGCAATGGTGCGAACGTGGCCGATACCAAGAATGTAATTCCCCGGCTGCGCGAAGATTTCCGACGCAACGGCATCGATAGCGTGCCATTCGGCGGGACAGAGGCGCAACTCCTGTTCCAGCCGTTCGACAGCAGGCGAGTTGGCGATGAAGTCACCGACGAACATGATATCCCTGATGAAGCGTTCCTGCTCAAGCCCAAAGTAGGCCTCAAACGTACCCAGCTGCACGCGGGTCCAGGCATGCCGATGTAAACCCGGCCGGAGCTGCCGCTGCCGCAACCAGCGGTCACCACGGAATTCATGCGTGGCCGTCGCGCGGATTGCTTGTTCCTCGAGCGCCGTCAGCGTGTGCGGTTCAAGGGTCAGATTGAATTGCTTCTCGTAACCACGTCGCAGGAGTTCGCCGACCTCTTCGGTGCTCAGCGGCCTGCGCAACTCGCGCTCGAGGCACGTGGTGTCATGCGGCATCAGCATCTCCGCCTTGACGACACCGTTGCGGTCGACGGCTTCGAGCAGTACCGGCAAGAGGCTGAAGTCACGGCGCACGGCCAAGATCGCTTCGAACAGCATCGCGCCGGAGCGATGCGTTTCGAAAGAAACCAGCCCCATAACCCGCCGGCTCACGGTGATGAAGTCACGTCCGGGGTAGAAGGCTTCCGCACCAGCCAGCTTGCACGCTTCCAGAATGCCACGCACATAGCGATTGAGGACCTGGTGGGGCGCTAACGCCAAGGGATCGGCAGAGAGGAGTGCCGAGCGATATGGCAACGCGAGGGCCACGCCCACGAACCCGTCCCCGAAGGGGACGACGCGCCCGCCGCTGTGGCGGCGGAACAGTCGAGGTCCATCATCCGGGATCTTCTCAGCGGGTGCGACGTGATACCGTCCGAGCGAAACGATATCGCCTGGAACGTCGTACACCCGCAAAACACCGGTACGCAAACGAGATGGGTGCGTCACCACCTGCAGGAAATGCGCGTCCTCCGCCAAGCTGATCTCCGGGAGGAGCCGTGGCTGCACGAGGAAATCGAGCGTGCGCATCGCACTGAGGTGCAATCTGCTCGTGAGTCGTGCTCGGGCGACTTCGTCGCCCGCCCTGAGCACGAATCACGAGGGCGATTCACGGACTGTTCTCAGCTGGGAG encodes:
- a CDS encoding response regulator, with the protein product MCPHCGTPLQCKCGKQLQPNWQIYPFCGVPASRTDATAPRAPAPQAPVPPAATPQAPERTSETRQYRALVVDDTADFRRLISFTLEHSGLPVSVETASNGREAIEKAQADPPDFIVLDIMMPEMDGFEVCERLRANVRTAFVPILMLTALDDAANRACGFLAGTDDYIGKPFARAELLARVRRLIERTYGTSLPTRTEVTPGGRMTSLSAAA
- a CDS encoding Hpt domain-containing protein, with the protein product MNAAHATGSTDISDLADISDASIIDRDAILEQFGGDVDFLREVVQLFIAACPRRLSAIHEAILGCNTTALQMAAHSIRGSASYFGALAVMAVASDLETMGREGILPDAGEACEKLEQELARLKQALAALLQCPSESAPQSPSVPEEVHEELHRKTESN
- a CDS encoding Hpt domain-containing protein, whose product is MEPAIDLPNALERLDDDRELLQELAQLFLQDLPLRLVDIRNAVASRNAKALQQSAHALKGSAGNLAAVAVFEVAKHLEQMGRDGNLTDSDEAYAVLQTEVERLTAELETLAAPLSH
- a CDS encoding NAD(P)/FAD-dependent oxidoreductase, which produces MRIAIIGAGPAGLTAAYDLSRPAAAGHGVGAPHQVTVYEAAPDVGGLASGFKAPHWEWTLEKFYHHWFASDASILGLIKELGWSDQVLFPRPVTAMYHDGKFYAFDSAFAVLRFPGIPFVDRVRCGVVALYLRLTPRWQALEKVTADAWLRKWLGRRSYDTLWKPMLVGKFGEDNLPVVNMAWFWARIHARTPRLGTFTGGFQRFMDKLADVVRTQGVTIQLNRAVNRITPRPDGTLQLETDGGAATFDAVISTSSPALMARIVPALPSDYAEKLRALKSLGAVVLVLALDRPLTKGIYWHNLPKDAGFPFLAMVEHTNYMSPEHYGGDHIIYCGDYLDPTHEYFHLSKEELLERFLPALTRFNPQLDRSWVKATWLWKTAYAQPVPSVNHSRNIPAIRTPVHGLYFASMSQVYPWDRGTNFAVEIGRKVAQMVINDLATQRNG
- a CDS encoding DUF1302 family protein; this encodes MRRVRTAQIAFAIAALVCAARSAWPIQTTIGGRQVDLDTTLSVREVVEENHATTHERTLEQLRVRAAVALAPWLRFDSTTLGINGGPTLKSDRAGLYSWDDVFQDISPAVDFEEAYFDVFLPSLDLRVGKQKVAWGKLDRTQPNDLINPLGYADLFLQEEAERKIGVPALQASYYLPAATALPAESRLTAVWVPKYIPFRFPLANCTVQGNSSHCDVERWFPPAAVPPTTFSIPLPSNSPVPALNVPLGFRTGNIPPPAWRLENSEIGLRYSGLLRDVDMALYYFHGFDAQPAFNLTAEAFGRPDLKNPTNPLMVKDLSATTTLSPEFHHLDSWGADFAYAFDRFTVRGEGAFVRGRPFSRDLRLLITDPAALAGPIQAALAQLARGGGRAPVELPPSFVVRDSAEWGLGGDYVYEGYMLLFQVNQTDVLHNSVDLLIKDVETRLLANLRKSFLSDTVQTQLVAIHAIESDYSVLRPRVFYQFTDHIGGELGYLFIAGRANSLGGQFRRNDEGWVRAEYKL
- a CDS encoding MBL fold metallo-hydrolase, with product MKSAFLPRLVNGPFGDPGLHVALRWQGTALQFDLGRLDRFPAAEILKLTHVFVSHTHIDHFIGFDRLIRLFLAREARIALFGPPGIIRNVSGKLAGYTWNLVEGYPFVLDVHEVHPDRVERVRLRAGDAFAIEHTGDQPFTGILHEDAALSVRAVHLDHRIPCLGFAVTEKTHFNVRKDELDRLGIPAGPWLTRLKQAIRTGQGDDTVITAKWLTGGQEQRVDFALGQLRSRLIVETPGQKLAYVVDALFSKQNVAQIIALAGNADLFFCESLFLDEDRDQALKRHHLTARQAGTLARLANVQRLETFHFSPRYDGMADRLYAEAAAAFRGEIAPDEPV
- a CDS encoding TIGR03668 family PPOX class F420-dependent oxidoreductase; translated protein: MALSDNERAFAEHRRVARLATADAAGTPHVIPICYALIGNCIYFVIDEKPKRTRHGLRRLRNIAENPRVALVIDEYDEDWSRLAFLLVQGHAATVTDGEEYATVLDRLRSRYPQYQAMPLLLATHPMIRITAKRHHMWRALPGGGAEREK